AAACCCTGTCCCGGGGAATCCGCGCCCTGGAGATCCTCGCTGCGGCAGACAGTCCGCTCAGCATTGCCGAACTCACCGAAGCATTGGGCGTTCACCGCTCCGTGGCCTACCGAATCCTCCGGACGCTGGAAGACCATTCCCTGCTGGTGCGCGACGACTCAGGACGGGTGCAGCCCGGACCCGGATTGGCCGTCCTGGCCAGCGGCGTCTCACGGAACCTCCAAACCGCGGCACTGCCCGAACTGACCCAACTCGCCAACACCTTTCATATGACAGCCTTCGTCGCCGTATGGGACCACCAGGAATGCGTCACCCTGGTCACGGTCGAACCACGACACTCAGGTGCTGCGCTCGCCCAACACCCCGGAAGCCGCCACCCGGTCAGTACAGGAGCTCCCGGAATAGCCATCCAATCCACCATGACCGAGGAACGCTGGCAGCAGGTGGGCTCAGGCAACCCCTACCGCCCCGAAGCATATGAGGCGCGCCGCCTCGGCTACGCCACCAGCCACGACGAGGTCATCGCCGGCCTGTCCTCCATCGCCGCCCCCATCCAGGTTCCGGGAGGACGCCCCGCCGCGATCGCCGTCGTCTACATCAGATCGGATCAGGACGCCGACGCCGTCGGCAAAGCGCTCGCAGCGAGTGCCGCCCGGATCGAAAGCCAATTGGCCTGAATCTCCCCGACACCTCCAACGGGCTGCCATTGGACGGACTAGCCCCCGGCTTCGACGCCTACAAGGCGCCCACAGTGCAAGACCTGGCAGGAAAACAGTTCTCCCTCCGTAATGACGGTGGCCCCATGACCGTTGCACTTCACCTTCGGCGCCCGCGGACGCCTGATCAGCATCAGCCGGCACAGCCCGGAACTCGACCCTGCTACGGAGATGTAGCCCGCAGGAACGGAACTTCACCAGCAGGCACGGAAGCCCCGGCGAGAGGAACACTCGCCGGGGCTTCCCAAGTCTCGCCGGGATTCAGTCCTCGGCGCCGTGGCCAATCCGGGCGTACAGTGCCGGCTGCGAGCGCCGCAGACGCAAGCCCCAGATGACACCAACAACTCCGGGCAGCAGCACCAGCATCGGCAGGACAAACGTAGCGGCCGTGGACTCGGTCTGTCCCAGCAAGACGTTGAAGTTAGTCATGATGAGCACCAAGACGATGGCCAGAAGCACGAACCCCAGGCCAGGAGCGATCATCCTGACCCACAGGCTTGCCCCGTGCTGCCGCCGGCGGAAGAAGCCGATCACAGCCACCGACACTACGGTCATCAGCAGAACGAGGCCCATGGCGCCGCTGTTGGTGAGCCAGGTGAACATGGTCAAGACGGGGTACAGCTCGCCCAGTTCGGACCCGGCGCCGGCAATGGCGAAAGCGATGGTGACGACGACGGCAATCACCGTCTGCGCCAGCGAACCGGCCAAGGGCGCCCCGCTTTGTGTCCGCACCTTGGCCAGCGCCGACGGCAGGACACGCTCGCGGCCGAGGGAGAAGAAATAGCGGGCTACTGCGTTGTGGAAGCTGACGAGTGCTGCGAAGAGGCTGGTCACGAAGAGGACCTGGGCGATGTCGCTGAGCAGTATGCCTCCGTTGGCACCAAGGAACGCGAACATCATGTCCGGCCCGCTGGCCGCCGCTGATTCGATCACCGCAGAGGGGCCTGCGCCCACGGTCATGGCCCAGGCTGATACGGCATAGAACACCGCGATGATTCCCACGGCTGCGAACGTCGCCCTGGCAACGGTTCGCTTGGGGTCCTTGGATTCCTCACCGTAAATGGCCGCGGACTCGAAGCCCATGAAGGCTGCGATGCCGAAGGACAGAACTGCTCCGACACCGGGAACGAACAGGCTTTCGGGACTGAAGGTTGCTGCGCTGATGCCTTCGGGGGCCACAGCCAGGCTGAGGACGTCATACACAATGACCACCAGGAACTCCAAGGCCACCAGCACGCCCAGCACCTTGGCGGACAGGTCTACCCGGTTGACTCCCAGCCATCCAACAATGGCGATGCAGACCAGGACGGGGATCCACCATGGAACGCTGATGCCAAGCCGTGCGGACAGGAGCGAGGATACGGTGAAACCGAACAAGCCGTAGATGCCCACCTGCATGAGGTTGTAGGCCATGAGGGCGATCAGTGATGCTCCCACGCCGGCTGGCCTTGAGATGCCTTGCGCAATGTAGGCGTAGAACGCCCCTGCGTTGGTGACGTACCGGCTCATGGCGGCATACCCCACGGCGAAAAGCGCCAAAATTCCACCCAGAATCAGGAAGGACAGCGGCACACCGGTGACACCGGTGACCGCGAATGTGGTGGTGACACCGCCTGCGAGCACGGTCAGCGGCGCCGAGGCCGCGATGATCATGAAGGTTACTGCTGGTACGCCGAGCCGCCTTGTGGTGCCTACGGCTCCGGCGGCCCTGCCCTTGACGGGGTTGTCCACGCTCATAGTGTGCTCCTGCCTCGGTGCCGCGGGAGATTGCGCGGCACGGTGTCGGTCATTCCGCAATCTTCCTCCGCAGAAGCGTGGCGTGACTTGTCTCACACGGCAGGGTGTTTGTCGGTCCACGCATGCACGATCCCGGCCTGAATCGCCGGTGTAGAATCGTGGGCAAGCTCACGTCTGTCCAGCAGCCTCTTGGTCGACAGCCATGTCGATGGATTGTGTGGCACGGTGGGACGTTGAAAGGGAGTTTGATGACCGTCGCGGCTGATACGGGCCCCACCACTGTGCAGACCATTGTGGCGGAGTCATTCCAGGAGTGGAGCCGGGCCATCTCCAGTTCCTTCGTGCCGCTGCTGGCTACAGGGCCCCGCAACTCAACTTTCCACGGAACCATGCGTGCACGCGTGTTGGGGCAGATCTCCGTGGTGGAGATTACCGCCGGACCCCATACCGTTCAGCGCACTCCGGAGCTGATTGCCAAGTCAACGGGCCGCTTCTTCAAACTCAGTATCCAGCTCGCTGGATCGGGCCGCCTGGTCCAGGACGAACGTCAGGCCGTGCTTCACCCCGGCGATCTCTCCATTTACGACACCTCCCGCCCTTACGAGCTGACGTTCGACGACGACTTCCGCACCTTGGTGCTGATGTTCCCGCACGTTTTGCTGGACCTGCCGGCCGAGGCCATGGGCCACGTCACTGCCTTGCGCATTCCGGGCGATGAGGGCCTGGGCCAACTCATCAGCCCCTTTCTGGTGCGACTGGCCGATAACCTTGAAGCCCTGTCGGGCACCAACGGTCTCCGGCTGGTACACAACGCACTGGACCTGGTGACCACGCTCTTCAATGGCGAGCTGGATCAGCTGATCGAGACCGGACGGGATCCGCATCTGCTGCTGCTGGGGCGTATCCACGACTACATCGAGGCAAACCTCGGTGATCCCGAACTCTCACCCGGAACCATTGCCGCTGCCCACTACATCTCGACGCGGCATCTGCACGATCTCTTCCAGGAAATCGGCACCACCGTGGCCTCTTCCATCCGGCAGCGGAGGCTCGAACGGTGCCGACGGGACCTGAGGGATCCTGTGCTGAACGATCGCCCCGTCACGGCGATCGCAGCACGGTGGGGGTTCACCGATGCCGCCCATTTCAGCCGCATCTTCCGGGCAGCCTTCGGGAACTCCCCCACCGGCTACCGCAACGAGGCCGTGTAGCAACTACGCCTGGGGCCGGCGCTTCATCACCAGGGACGTCACGACGCCCAGCAGCAACAGGCCAGCCGCGGCGGCCATGGAAACCACGAAGGCTGCACCCGGCCCCTGCGTCTCGGCCAGTTGCCCGGCCAGGTACGCGCCCAGCGCCGTGCCCGCGACGATTCCGCTGGCGAGCGCTGTCATGACCGTCGCCATGCGGCCGGCCGGAGCCACGACGCCGCCGATGCTGAAGACGGTGACCATGACAGGACCCACCGGAATACCCAAAATCAGCAAGACAAAGACCATCGGCCAAATACCGCCGGGCAAGAGCAGCAAAAGCGACAAGGCCGACATCGCCAGCGCAGCCGCAACCCAGCGGGAGGCCAGGCTGAACCGTTGCGGCCAGAACGCGACCGACAACGCAGCCACCGCAGAGCTCAAGCCCATCACCGCGTAGAGGATCCCCGCGATTTCGGCGGTGGCGTACTGGGCAGAGAAAGCACTCAAGGCATTCTGCGTCGCCCCAAAGAAGGTGCCCATGCAGACCATTGCCAGTACAGGCACGGCGACGACGGCGCCGGACCAACGATTGCGGCGCTGCAGACCAGCCTGCGCGGACTCCTCGGAAAGCACGACGCCGGATGCCGGCTTGCGAGGTGCCGGAACCACGGCATGCTGGCTGGGGTGGACGGCGAAAGCCGGCACCAACGTGATGGTCATGACCGCAGCCAGGGCGAGCGGCAACCACGGGGCCACCATGCTGGCCAGGACACCCACCAGCGCCGGGCCAAGGACGAAGGTGACCTCGTCCGCGGTGCCCTCGTAGGACAGCGCGGTATCAAGGTCGGCACGGTTTGCTGCCACGCTCCTGCTGCCGTTGGCAGCCGAGGGGGAAAGGGTGCGGGTAGTCAAAGCCATCCAACGAACCCTGGCCATCGGGCCAACTTGCGGGCAACTGGCGCCGGCAAGGAAAGCCACGATGAGGACGCCAACAGCGTCGCTTGCCGAACCATAGGCCGGCGTGAGGTAGGCTGCCGCAAGCAGTCCCGTCACTGCCAATGCGTTGATGACAGCGGCGACCAGGAGCACGATCCGCTGCCCTGCGCGGTCGGCCAGGGAGCCGAGGACAGGGGCACCCAGGGCCGAACCAATGCCGACGGCTCCGGCAGCCATGCCGCCGATGGCGTAGGACTGGCTGACAGCCGTGACGAGGGTCAGTGTTCCGACGGTGAGCATGGCCAGAGGAAGCCGGGCGAAGAGGCCCAAGGGCAGGAAACCTGGTCCAGCAAGTTCCGGGAGCCGTGCAAAACGGCCGGGCAGGCGGGAGGGGCGTGAGGGTGCAGAAGACAGGGGCTGGGAAGCCACAGAAGATTTTTCCATTAATCCGGGTTCGCTAAAGGATGCGCATCGTCCCTCCTCCCGATGCGCGCGACCCGGTGTAACGGGTTAAGTCTATCGGATATGTTCCCAGCAGGAACTTTGGCCTAGGCAGGAACCAATTCGGCAATGCGCACGGTGGATCCATGGCGACCCTTCACCACCTGCACCTGGCTGGTGATGCGTTGCTTCATCTCGGCAACGTGGCTGACCAAGCCAACTACCCTGCCGCCGTCGCGCAATCCTTCCAGGGCATCCATCACTTGCTCCAGTGCTTGCTCGTCGAGACTTCCAAAACCTTCGTCCACGAACAGCGTCTCGATGTCCACGCCACCAGCCTCTTGCTGGACAACATCGGCCAGCCCCAGGGCAAGGGACAACGAGGCCATGAAGGATTCACCACCGGACAGGGTGGAGGTGTCGCGGCGCTGCCCAGTCCACTCATCCACCACGTCCAGCCCCAGCCCCGACTTTGCGCCCCTGGCTGCCTTGGCATCCGTATGCTGCAAGGTGTAGCGGCCGTCGCTCATGGCAACGAGCCGCTCGGAGGCGGCGATGGCTACCTGTTCAAGGCGGGCGGCCAGGACGTACGTGTTCAGGCTCATCCGGTAACTGTTATCACCGGCTCCCCTCACTGTGTCCGCCAACTCTGCCAGCAGTCGCGCCTTGTTCCGCGGCTCCTGGCCGGCGTGGGCAAGGGCCAGGTACGCCTTCCGGAACCGGGCCACAGCTTCGGACGACTTTCCAGCCAGGCCTGCAGCCAGAGCAGCGGCGCGGGACTTGTCGGCAGCATCGGATGCCAGCAGTTTTGACCCGGTAAGTTCGGCCTCCGGCAACGGAAGCTCGCCAATACTCACTTCTTTGGCTGCCAGGACCAGGTCCTCGCCGGCAAACAGCTCATCGAGGCGGGAAGATTCAGCGTCGAAATCGGCGAGGTCCTTCTCAAGACCTACAACGTCGGCGGGCGGCAGGAGTTCACGACGCGCTTCTTCGGCAGTGCCGAATCCGGCTTCCGGCAAGACCCGGTTGAGGGAGGCGACGGCGTCTTCCTGTGCCTGCAGGGCACTTTCGACGTTCCGATCAGCATCATGTGCCGCCTGCAGCAGCGTGCGCTCAGCCGACAGGGCGTCCAGCCTTTCACGCAGACTCGGGAAACCGCCCCTCAAACCAGCCAGCTCCTCCTCCAGGTCATTGTGCTGTTCCCCAAGAAGGGACACCTCCGAAGACACTTGGGCTGCAGCGGCCAGTGACGAGGACAGTTCTTCCGTAACGAGGATGATGCGTTGGGTCAGGGACTGGTGCCGGCTGCGCAGCGTCTCCAAGGACGCTGCTGCCGTGCGGGCCGCAGAGAGAGCCTGCTGGGCATCCGCCCGCTTGGACTCAGCGTCGGCCGCGTCCGCTGAACCTCCTTGTGCCTTCAGCCCGGCGAGAACCTGGGCCGCCGCGGAGACTTCCTCGGCGAGCTCTCCCACGGCTCTCTCACTGACGTCAAAACGCTCCTTCAGCTCTTCCTCTTCCTGGGCCAGGGAGAGGGCTGATCGTACTGCGGCAGCCGGATTCGGGTGGTCTTCGCTGCCACACACGGCGCACGGCGTGCCGTCTTCCAGGGCTGCTGCCAGTTCGCCTGCCGCGTTGGCAAGGCGTAGCTCGCGGATGTCGAGCCACTGCTGGCGGACATCCTGGGACTCGGACCGCGCTTGGAGATGCTTCCCGGTGATTTCGTCCGCATTTTCGGCGGCAGCGGCATAGCGGGCCACGATACCTACCAATTCGGTGGCCGCCGCAGCCTCCCTTTCCAGCTCTGCCAGTTGCCCAGCGACAGGTTCGAGGGGCCCGATCTGTGTTTCCACTGTGGCAACGTCATCACGAAGCTGTTCCAGCGCGGAGCGTGCCGCTTCCGATGCTGCGGCATGTTCAGCCGACTCGGCCCCCTTGGCCACCAACCGTGCTGCCATCCCGTCCAAACGCTGCTCATCGGGAAGACGTGCCTCCAGCACAGCGCAGCTTGCCTTGACGCTTTCCAGGGCCGCGGCGAGGTTCGCAGGGTCCATGCCTGCTTCGTCCATTTTCGAGCGAATCCCGGCTGCCAGGGCTGTAGCGGCCTGGAGCTTGCGTGCTGCGGTATCAACGGCTTCCAACTG
Above is a genomic segment from Arthrobacter sp. YN containing:
- a CDS encoding IclR family transcriptional regulator, whose translation is MVRMNPRSDVHPPKEAAIPAPPSQTLSRGIRALEILAAADSPLSIAELTEALGVHRSVAYRILRTLEDHSLLVRDDSGRVQPGPGLAVLASGVSRNLQTAALPELTQLANTFHMTAFVAVWDHQECVTLVTVEPRHSGAALAQHPGSRHPVSTGAPGIAIQSTMTEERWQQVGSGNPYRPEAYEARRLGYATSHDEVIAGLSSIAAPIQVPGGRPAAIAVVYIRSDQDADAVGKALAASAARIESQLA
- a CDS encoding APC family permease; translated protein: MSVDNPVKGRAAGAVGTTRRLGVPAVTFMIIAASAPLTVLAGGVTTTFAVTGVTGVPLSFLILGGILALFAVGYAAMSRYVTNAGAFYAYIAQGISRPAGVGASLIALMAYNLMQVGIYGLFGFTVSSLLSARLGISVPWWIPVLVCIAIVGWLGVNRVDLSAKVLGVLVALEFLVVIVYDVLSLAVAPEGISAATFSPESLFVPGVGAVLSFGIAAFMGFESAAIYGEESKDPKRTVARATFAAVGIIAVFYAVSAWAMTVGAGPSAVIESAAASGPDMMFAFLGANGGILLSDIAQVLFVTSLFAALVSFHNAVARYFFSLGRERVLPSALAKVRTQSGAPLAGSLAQTVIAVVVTIAFAIAGAGSELGELYPVLTMFTWLTNSGAMGLVLLMTVVSVAVIGFFRRRQHGASLWVRMIAPGLGFVLLAIVLVLIMTNFNVLLGQTESTAATFVLPMLVLLPGVVGVIWGLRLRRSQPALYARIGHGAED
- a CDS encoding helix-turn-helix domain-containing protein translates to MTVAADTGPTTVQTIVAESFQEWSRAISSSFVPLLATGPRNSTFHGTMRARVLGQISVVEITAGPHTVQRTPELIAKSTGRFFKLSIQLAGSGRLVQDERQAVLHPGDLSIYDTSRPYELTFDDDFRTLVLMFPHVLLDLPAEAMGHVTALRIPGDEGLGQLISPFLVRLADNLEALSGTNGLRLVHNALDLVTTLFNGELDQLIETGRDPHLLLLGRIHDYIEANLGDPELSPGTIAAAHYISTRHLHDLFQEIGTTVASSIRQRRLERCRRDLRDPVLNDRPVTAIAARWGFTDAAHFSRIFRAAFGNSPTGYRNEAV
- a CDS encoding MFS transporter — encoded protein: MEKSSVASQPLSSAPSRPSRLPGRFARLPELAGPGFLPLGLFARLPLAMLTVGTLTLVTAVSQSYAIGGMAAGAVGIGSALGAPVLGSLADRAGQRIVLLVAAVINALAVTGLLAAAYLTPAYGSASDAVGVLIVAFLAGASCPQVGPMARVRWMALTTRTLSPSAANGSRSVAANRADLDTALSYEGTADEVTFVLGPALVGVLASMVAPWLPLALAAVMTITLVPAFAVHPSQHAVVPAPRKPASGVVLSEESAQAGLQRRNRWSGAVVAVPVLAMVCMGTFFGATQNALSAFSAQYATAEIAGILYAVMGLSSAVAALSVAFWPQRFSLASRWVAAALAMSALSLLLLLPGGIWPMVFVLLILGIPVGPVMVTVFSIGGVVAPAGRMATVMTALASGIVAGTALGAYLAGQLAETQGPGAAFVVSMAAAAGLLLLGVVTSLVMKRRPQA
- a CDS encoding AAA family ATPase, producing MRIHRLDIEAFGPFATPQHIDFDQLSAQGLFLLNGATGAGKTSILDAICFALYGSVPGARQEGKRLRSDHAAPGAEPRVVCEFSARGRRFEVTRSPAWDRPSARGRNGFTTQQAKTLLRERVNGTWEEKSSRNDEVGAELSDVLGMDREQFTRVVMLPQGDFAAFLRSKAVDRLELLQKLFGTQRFEAVERHVAQQAAVAAGAVQENTAELTMLLDRVAAERQQLDVHQTASGVSEGTTATIAAGQAPEEWLAEAEAEVVAVWQRRQDEATEAESVAARLAGKFQEAQEKALRHGRLGAAMQRRILVELAAPRAHENREKLSRHRRAAVLSGQLEAVDTAARKLQAATALAAGIRSKMDEAGMDPANLAAALESVKASCAVLEARLPDEQRLDGMAARLVAKGAESAEHAAASEAARSALEQLRDDVATVETQIGPLEPVAGQLAELEREAAAATELVGIVARYAAAAENADEITGKHLQARSESQDVRQQWLDIRELRLANAAGELAAALEDGTPCAVCGSEDHPNPAAAVRSALSLAQEEEELKERFDVSERAVGELAEEVSAAAQVLAGLKAQGGSADAADAESKRADAQQALSAARTAAASLETLRSRHQSLTQRIILVTEELSSSLAAAAQVSSEVSLLGEQHNDLEEELAGLRGGFPSLRERLDALSAERTLLQAAHDADRNVESALQAQEDAVASLNRVLPEAGFGTAEEARRELLPPADVVGLEKDLADFDAESSRLDELFAGEDLVLAAKEVSIGELPLPEAELTGSKLLASDAADKSRAAALAAGLAGKSSEAVARFRKAYLALAHAGQEPRNKARLLAELADTVRGAGDNSYRMSLNTYVLAARLEQVAIAASERLVAMSDGRYTLQHTDAKAARGAKSGLGLDVVDEWTGQRRDTSTLSGGESFMASLSLALGLADVVQQEAGGVDIETLFVDEGFGSLDEQALEQVMDALEGLRDGGRVVGLVSHVAEMKQRITSQVQVVKGRHGSTVRIAELVPA